The Brassica oleracea var. oleracea cultivar TO1000 chromosome C6, BOL, whole genome shotgun sequence genome includes a region encoding these proteins:
- the LOC106296708 gene encoding probable CCR4-associated factor 1 homolog 6 produces the protein MSLFLKDDSIQIREVWSDNLQEEMDLIRQVVDDFPYVAMDTEFPGIVVRPVGTFKSNADYHYETLKLNVNILNIIQLGLTFSNEQGNLPTCGTDSKYCIWQFNFREFDLDSDIFAVDSIDLLKQSGIDFAKNTRQGIESSRFAELLMSSGIVLNGNVHWVTFHSGYDFGYLLKLLTCKNLPDSQTSFFELINVYFPTVYDIKHLMKFCNSLHGGLNKLAELLEVERVGICHQAGSDSLLTSCTFRKLKENFFVGPLQKYAGVLYGLGVENGQVAL, from the coding sequence ATGTCTCTGTTTCTAAAAGACGACTCGATTCAAATCCGCGAAGTCTGGAGCGATAACCTCCAGGAGGAAATGGATCTGATCCGCCAAGTCGTCGACGACTTCCCTTACGTCGCCATGGACACCGAGTTCCCCGGAATCGTCGTCCGCCCCGTCGGAACCTTCAAATCAAACGCCGATTACCACTACGAGACCTTAAAGCTCAACGTCAACATCCTCAACATCATCCAGCTCGGCCTCACCTTCTCCAACGAGCAAGGCAACCTCCCCACCTGCGGCACCGACAGCAAATACTGCATCTGGCAGTTCAACTTCCGCGAGTTCGATCTCGACTCCGACATCTTCGCCGTCGACTCCATCGACCTCCTCAAGCAATCAGGGATCGACTTCGCCAAGAACACTCGACAAGGGATCGAGTCGAGTCGATTCGCCGAGCTGCTGATGTCCTCCGGGATCGTGCTCAACGGTAACGTGCACTGGGTCACGTTCCACAGCGGGTACGATTTCGGGTACTTGCTGAAGCTCCTCACGTGCAAGAACCTGCCTGATTCGCAGACCAGCTTCTTCGAGCTGATCAATGTTTATTTCCCGACGGTGTATGATATTAAGCACCTGATGAAGTTCTGCAACAGCCTCCACGGGGGGCTGAACAAGCTGGCTGAGTTGCTGGAGGTGGAGAGAGTTGGGATCTGTCACCAGGCGGGGTCGGATAGTTTGCTCACCTCTTGTACTTTCAGAAAGCTTAAGGAGAATTTCTTCGTTGGTCCCTTGCAGAAATATGCTGGTGTTTTGTATGGATTAGGTGTTGAAAATGGTCAGGTTGCTCTCTAA
- the LOC106296937 gene encoding cinnamoyl-CoA reductase 2-like codes for MPVDGKLVCVTGAGGYIASWIVKLLLERGYTVRGTVRNPADPKNNHLRELDGAKERLTLHSADLLDYEALCAAIDGCDGVFHTASPMTDDPETMLEPAVNGAKFVIDAAAKAKVKRVVFTSSIGAVYMNPNRHPQTIVNEDCWSDLDFCKNTKNWYCYGKMVAEQSAWETAKAKGVDLVVLNPVLVLGPPLQSAVNASLVHILKYLTGSAKTYANLTQVYVDVRDVALGHVMVYESPSALGRYILAETALHRGEVVGILAKFFPEYPLPTKCSDDKNPRAKP; via the exons ATGCCTGTCGACGGGAAACTTGTTTGCGTCACTGGAGCCGGTGGCTACATTGCTTCTTGGATCGTTAAGTTACTCTTGGAGAGAGGCTACACCGTTAGAGGAACCGTGCGGAACCCAGCTGATCCCAAGAACAACCACCTCAGAGAGCTTGATGGAGCCAAAGAAAGACTCACTCTTCACAGTGCTGATCTTCTCGACTACGAAGCTCTTTGTGCCGCAATAGATGGCTGCGATGGCGTTTTCCACACCGCTTCTCCGATGACCGATGACCCC GAGACAATGTTGGAACCGGCGGTGAACGGAGCCAAGTTCGTGATCGACGCAGCGGCTAAAGCCAAGGTGAAGCGTGTAGTGTTCACGTCATCTATCGGTGCTGTTTACATGAACCCTAACCGTCACCCTCAAACCATAGTCAACGAAGATTGTTGGAGTGATCTTGATTTCTGCAAAAACACAAAG AATTGGTATTGCTATGGGAAGATGGTGGCGGAACAATCAGCATGGGAGACGGCGAAGGCTAAAGGTGTGGACTTGGTGGTGCTAAACCCGGTTCTAGTTCTTGGACCACCGCTCCAGTCAGCGGTCAACGCTAGTCTAGTCCATATCCTCAAGTACCTCACCGGCTCAGCAAAGACCTATGCTAACCTTACTCAGGTCTACGTGGACGTACGTGATGTCGCACTAGGCCATGTTATGGTCTACGAATCACCCTCTGCCTTAGGCCGTTACATCCTCGCCGAGACTGCGCTTCACCGCGGTGAGGTTGTTGGGATTCTTGCTAAATTCTTCCCAGAGTATCCACTTCCCACCAA GTGTTCGGACGATAAGAATCCAAGGGCAAAGCCATAG
- the LOC106296939 gene encoding metal transporter Nramp1-like — MAMADVSGPQLISTTGDADSDQIIVPENKSWKNLFAYLGPGFLVSIAYIDPGNFETDLQAGAQYKYELLWIILVAACAGLVIQSLAANLGVVTGKHLAEHCRAEYSKVPNFLLWVVAEIAIVACDIPEVIGTAFALNMLFSIPIWIGVLLTGLSTLMLLALQQYGVRKLEFLVAFLVFTIAICFVIELHYSKPDAGEVLHGLFVPQLKGNGATGLAISLLGAMVMPHNLFLHSALVLSRKIPRSSTGIKEACRFYLIESGLALMVAFLINVSVISVSGAVCNASDLTPEDRAKCEDLDLNKASFLLRNVVGKWSSKLFAIALLASGQSSTITGTYAGQYIMQGFLDLRLVPWLRNFLTRCLAIIPSLIVALIGGSAGAGKLIIIASMILSFELPFVLVPLLKFTSCKIKMGSHVNHMAISALTWVIGGLIMGINIYYIVSSFTKLLIHSHMKHVLVVFCGILGFSGIAIYLASIAYLVFRKNGEAGPLLASTNSQTVETLPRQDIVDMQFGKASTSNAD; from the exons ATGGCTATGGCGGATGTTTCTGGACCTCAATTGATTTCTACCACCGGCGATGCTGATTCTGATCAGATTATTGTCCCTGAG AATAAGAGCTGGAAGAATTTATTTGCCTACTTAGGACCTGGTTTTCTTGTTTCAATTGCATATATTGATCCTGGAAACT TTGAGACTGATCTACAAGCAGGAGCACAATACAAGTATGAG TTACTTTGGATCATATTGGTGGCTGCTTGTGCGGGTTTGGTGATTCAATCTCTAGCTGCAAATCTTGGTGTTGTCACAG GAAAGCATTTAGCTGAGCATTGTAGAGCTGAATACTCGAAAGTCCCAAACTTTTTGTTATGGGTTGTTGCTGAAATTGCAATAGTTGCTTGTGACATTCCAGAAG TAATCGGAACAGCTTTTGCTCTGAACATGCTCTTTAGCATACCGATATGGATTGGTGTTCTTCTTACAGGCTTAAGTACACTGATGCTTCTCGCACTTCAACAATACGGA GTAAGAAAGCTGGAGTTCTTGGTTGCATTTCTTGTGTTCACAATAGCTATATGCTTCGTCATTGAGCTACACTACTCAAAGCCAGACGCAGGAGAAGTCCTACATGGTCTCTTTGTTCCACAACTCAAAGGAAATGGTGCAACTGGTCTTGCAATCTCTTTGCTTGGAGCTATGGTTATGCC GCACAATCTCTTCTTGCACTCTGCGTTGGTTCTCTCGAGGAAAATCCCACGTTCATCTACTGGCATCAAAGAGGCTTGTAGGTTTTACTTGATAGAAAGCGGACTGGCTCTAATGGTGGCCTTTCTTATAAACGTCTCTGTGATATCAGTAAGTGGTGCTGTTTGTAATGCCTCGGATTTAACCCCCGAAGACCGAGCTAAATGTGAGGATTTGGACTTAAACAAGGCTTCGTTTCTTCTACGG AACGTTGTGGGTAAATGGAGTTCAAAGCTATTTGCCATCGCACTTCTTGCTTCCGGACAGAGCTCAACTATAACCGGAACATATGCTGGACAATACATCATGCAAGGGTTTCTTGATCTAAGACTTGTTCCATGGCTCAGGAACTTCCTAACAAGATGCTTAGCTATTATCCCGAGTCTAATCGTTGCTCTCATTGGTGGTTCAGCTGGAGCTGGAAAGTTAATCATCATTGCCTCG ATGATCTTATCCTTTGAGCTGCCCTTTGTGTTAGTTCCTCTTCTCAAGTTCACTAGCTGCAAAATCAAGATGGGTTCACACGTAAACCATATGGCG ATTTCAGCTTTGACATGGGTCATTGGTGGTTTAATCATGGGGATAAATATATACTATATAGTAAGCAGTTTCACTAAATTGCTTATACATAGTCACATGAAGCATGTCCTTGTCGTCTTTTGTGGAATTCTTGGGTTCTCAGGCATTGCCATCTACTTAGCCTCCATAGCTTATCTTGTCTTTCGAAAAAACGGAGAAGCTGGTCCTCTTCTTGCTTCGACTAATTCACAAACTGTGGAGACACTTCCTAGACAAGACATTGTCGACATGCAGTTTGGTAAAGCGTCTACATCCAATGCTGATTGA
- the LOC106300907 gene encoding ABC transporter F family member 4 isoform X2 encodes MASIVGLNHLAEALIDAGNRLLTPPSADELLTLLDETESLLRKVEQDQPLSMQNALIPTKKALVSSDLLTHPDSDVRVSVVSCLTEIVRITAPEAPYTDDQMKDIFRLTIEAFEKLADASSRSYQKAESVLDNVSKVKSCLVMLDLECDDLILQMFRMFLRLIRSDHPRVVFSSMEMIMITVLDETEEVSKEFLDILLASVKKDNQNVSPMAWSLVEKVLSRCARKLKPCIMEALKSSGTTLDSYSPVVTTICQTVFETPKVHNVVDTKDNEDKLVLGHSRKETRSKSSSKGPARDGTRRINENEKSNGKQVWSESRDAETDVGVTGKRGRKPNSLMNPEEGYDIPWLSGKRDSLKKTPPAKESSPATTSRALTGSVKRSRVKMEDTDHDLGSPSSPKLKKLASCFRDEEENFEKESNREIPEDDTKIGESRKKTKSQHGGKKKAVVSSSGKRSSARTAAKKNNLEGASSDTPVPQSSKDKKKVSQVGPRPLAEESEETSKSLQVRSRTAKKEVGSDTNGPGADLVGKRVNIWWPLDKTFYEGVIQSYSGRTKVHKVVYTDGESEELHLHKERWELLEDLSSASEEEDMEIDLPESIPLFDIMQRQKVKKSKNVESSSKKDSGKKAENLKSLKELSAAETGRREAEQEVSRDVEEESEDEYYNSEMQEGEENLKVTETETKEEEEQFENPEVESERDGSESEEEPKWRETDDMEDEAEEREEEEAEAEAEAEADDKVPKYSSLSEIEKDSDEERGS; translated from the exons ATGGCTTCTATTGTTGGATTGAACCATCTTGCTGAAGCACTCATCGATGCTGGAAACAGACTTCTCACCCCTCCCTCAGCGGACGAGCTTCTTACCCTTCTCGAT GAAACTGAGTCACTGCTTAGAAAAGTGGAGCAAGATCAACCCTTGTCAATGCAAAACGCCCTGATTCCCACCAAGAAGGCTTTGGTATCAAGTGACCTCTTGACCCACCCTGATTCTGATGTTAGGGTTTCTGTTGTCTCCTGCTTAACCGAAATCGTGAGGATTACTGCCCCAGAAGCTCCTTACACTGATGATCAGATGAAG GACATCTTCAGGTTGACGATTGAAGCTTTTGAGAAGCTAGCTGATGCATCCTCTCGCAGCTATCAGAAAGCCGAGTCTGTTCTTGATAATGTATCAAAGGTCAAATCTTGCTTGGTCATGCTGGACCTAGAGTGTGATGACCTCATTCTACAAATGTTTCGCATGTTCCTGAGACTCATAAG ATCTGATCATCCACGGGTGGTGTTTTCGTCAATGGAGATGATAATGATTACAGTATTAGATGAAACCGAAGAAGTGTCCAAGGAGTTTCTCGATATTCTATTAGCTAGTGTCAAAAAGGATAATCAG AATGTTTCACCGATGGCTTGGAGTCTTGTGGAGAAGGTTCTTAGTAGATGCGCCCGTAAACTTAAACCATGCATCATGGAAGCTTTGAAGTCTTCAGGGACCACCTTGGATTCGTATTCTCCAGTAGTTACGACCATATGCCAGACTGTTTTTGAAACTCCCAAGGTTCATAATGTTGTTGACACCAAAGACAATGAG GACAAACTGGTTTTGGGGCATTCTCGCAAGGAGACTCGTTCAAAAAGTAGTTCCAAGGGACCTGCGAGAGATGGAACTCGACGAATCAATGAGAATGAGAAATCAAACGGAAAGCAAGTGTGGTCTGAGAGTAGAGATGCGGAAACAGATGTAGGAGTTACAGGGAAGAGAGGAAGGAAACCAAATTCGTTGATGAACCCTGAGGAAGGCTATGACATTCCTTGGCTTTCAGGGAAAAGAGATTCTCTAAAGAAAACACCTCCGGCTAAAGAATCTTCCCCAGCCACTACTAGTAGGGCTCTGACGGGTTCAGTTAAACGAAGCAGGGTTAAGATGGAGGATACTGATCATGATTTGGGTTCTCCTTCTTCACCCAAATTGAAGAAGTTGGCATCATGCTTCCGGGACGAAGAAGAGAATTTTGAGAAAGAATCAAACCGTGAAATACCAGAAGATGACACAAAGATAGGAGAATCAAGGAAGAAGACAAAGTCCCAGCACGGCGGGAAAAAGAAGGCAGTTGTGAGCTCCAGCGGAAAAAGATCATCAGCTCGCACAGCTGCTAAGAAAAACAACTTGGAAGGTGCTTCTTCGGATACTCCTGTTCCACAATCATCAAAGGACAAG AAGAAGGTTTCTCAAGTTGGACCTAGACCATTGGCAGAAGAATCTGAAGAAACTTCAAAGAGCCTTCAAGTGAGGAGCCGGACAGCAAAAAAAGAAGTG GGTTCTGACACGAATGGCCCTGGCGCGGATTTGGTCGGGAAGAGAGTGAATATCTGGTGGCCACTGGACAAGAC TTTTTATGAAGGCGTCATACAGTCTTATTCTGGTCGTACGAAGGTGCATAAG GTAGTATATACTGATGGAGAATCAGAAGAACTTCATCTCCATAAAGAACGCTGGGAGCTACTTGAGGACCTCTCTTCTGCCAGTGAG GAGGAGGATATGGAGATTGATCTGCCAGAGTCCATTCCTTTATTTGACAT AATGCAGAGGCAGAAAGTCAAGAAAAGCAAAAACGTGGAATCATCATCAAAGAAGGATTCTGGCAAAAAGGCAGAGAATCTCAAATCGTTGAAAGAGTTGAGTGCTGCTGAAACTGGCAGAAGAGAAGCAGAGCAGGAAGTGAGCCGAGATGTGGAGGAGGAAAGCGAAGATGAGTATTATAATAGTGAGATGCAAGAAGGTGAAGAGAACCTGAAAGTGACTGAGACGGAAACTAAGGAAGAAGAGGAACAGTTTGAAAATCCAGAGGTTGAGAGTGAGAGAGATGGCTCAGAGTCGGAAGAGGAGCCAAAGTGGAGAGAAACAGATGATATGGAGGACGAAGCAGAAGAGAGAGAAGAGGAAGAGGCTGAGGCTGAGGCTGAGGCTGAGGCTGATGATAAAGTGCCAAAATACTCAAGCCTCTCTGAGATTGAGAAAGACTCTGATGAAGAGAGAGGGTCTTGA
- the LOC106300907 gene encoding glutamic acid-rich protein isoform X1: protein MASIVGLNHLAEALIDAGNRLLTPPSADELLTLLDETESLLRKVEQDQPLSMQNALIPTKKALVSSDLLTHPDSDVRVSVVSCLTEIVRITAPEAPYTDDQMKDIFRLTIEAFEKLADASSRSYQKAESVLDNVSKVKSCLVMLDLECDDLILQMFRMFLRLIRSDHPRVVFSSMEMIMITVLDETEEVSKEFLDILLASVKKDNQNVSPMAWSLVEKVLSRCARKLKPCIMEALKSSGTTLDSYSPVVTTICQTVFETPKVHNVVDTKDNEDKLVLGHSRKETRSKSSSKGPARDGTRRINENEKSNGKQVWSESRDAETDVGVTGKRGRKPNSLMNPEEGYDIPWLSGKRDSLKKTPPAKESSPATTSRALTGSVKRSRVKMEDTDHDLGSPSSPKLKKLASCFRDEEENFEKESNREIPEDDTKIGESRKKTKSQHGGKKKAVVSSSGKRSSARTAAKKNNLEGASSDTPVPQSSKDKKKKVSQVGPRPLAEESEETSKSLQVRSRTAKKEVGSDTNGPGADLVGKRVNIWWPLDKTFYEGVIQSYSGRTKVHKVVYTDGESEELHLHKERWELLEDLSSASEEEDMEIDLPESIPLFDIMQRQKVKKSKNVESSSKKDSGKKAENLKSLKELSAAETGRREAEQEVSRDVEEESEDEYYNSEMQEGEENLKVTETETKEEEEQFENPEVESERDGSESEEEPKWRETDDMEDEAEEREEEEAEAEAEAEADDKVPKYSSLSEIEKDSDEERGS, encoded by the exons ATGGCTTCTATTGTTGGATTGAACCATCTTGCTGAAGCACTCATCGATGCTGGAAACAGACTTCTCACCCCTCCCTCAGCGGACGAGCTTCTTACCCTTCTCGAT GAAACTGAGTCACTGCTTAGAAAAGTGGAGCAAGATCAACCCTTGTCAATGCAAAACGCCCTGATTCCCACCAAGAAGGCTTTGGTATCAAGTGACCTCTTGACCCACCCTGATTCTGATGTTAGGGTTTCTGTTGTCTCCTGCTTAACCGAAATCGTGAGGATTACTGCCCCAGAAGCTCCTTACACTGATGATCAGATGAAG GACATCTTCAGGTTGACGATTGAAGCTTTTGAGAAGCTAGCTGATGCATCCTCTCGCAGCTATCAGAAAGCCGAGTCTGTTCTTGATAATGTATCAAAGGTCAAATCTTGCTTGGTCATGCTGGACCTAGAGTGTGATGACCTCATTCTACAAATGTTTCGCATGTTCCTGAGACTCATAAG ATCTGATCATCCACGGGTGGTGTTTTCGTCAATGGAGATGATAATGATTACAGTATTAGATGAAACCGAAGAAGTGTCCAAGGAGTTTCTCGATATTCTATTAGCTAGTGTCAAAAAGGATAATCAG AATGTTTCACCGATGGCTTGGAGTCTTGTGGAGAAGGTTCTTAGTAGATGCGCCCGTAAACTTAAACCATGCATCATGGAAGCTTTGAAGTCTTCAGGGACCACCTTGGATTCGTATTCTCCAGTAGTTACGACCATATGCCAGACTGTTTTTGAAACTCCCAAGGTTCATAATGTTGTTGACACCAAAGACAATGAG GACAAACTGGTTTTGGGGCATTCTCGCAAGGAGACTCGTTCAAAAAGTAGTTCCAAGGGACCTGCGAGAGATGGAACTCGACGAATCAATGAGAATGAGAAATCAAACGGAAAGCAAGTGTGGTCTGAGAGTAGAGATGCGGAAACAGATGTAGGAGTTACAGGGAAGAGAGGAAGGAAACCAAATTCGTTGATGAACCCTGAGGAAGGCTATGACATTCCTTGGCTTTCAGGGAAAAGAGATTCTCTAAAGAAAACACCTCCGGCTAAAGAATCTTCCCCAGCCACTACTAGTAGGGCTCTGACGGGTTCAGTTAAACGAAGCAGGGTTAAGATGGAGGATACTGATCATGATTTGGGTTCTCCTTCTTCACCCAAATTGAAGAAGTTGGCATCATGCTTCCGGGACGAAGAAGAGAATTTTGAGAAAGAATCAAACCGTGAAATACCAGAAGATGACACAAAGATAGGAGAATCAAGGAAGAAGACAAAGTCCCAGCACGGCGGGAAAAAGAAGGCAGTTGTGAGCTCCAGCGGAAAAAGATCATCAGCTCGCACAGCTGCTAAGAAAAACAACTTGGAAGGTGCTTCTTCGGATACTCCTGTTCCACAATCATCAAAGGACAAG AAGAAGAAGGTTTCTCAAGTTGGACCTAGACCATTGGCAGAAGAATCTGAAGAAACTTCAAAGAGCCTTCAAGTGAGGAGCCGGACAGCAAAAAAAGAAGTG GGTTCTGACACGAATGGCCCTGGCGCGGATTTGGTCGGGAAGAGAGTGAATATCTGGTGGCCACTGGACAAGAC TTTTTATGAAGGCGTCATACAGTCTTATTCTGGTCGTACGAAGGTGCATAAG GTAGTATATACTGATGGAGAATCAGAAGAACTTCATCTCCATAAAGAACGCTGGGAGCTACTTGAGGACCTCTCTTCTGCCAGTGAG GAGGAGGATATGGAGATTGATCTGCCAGAGTCCATTCCTTTATTTGACAT AATGCAGAGGCAGAAAGTCAAGAAAAGCAAAAACGTGGAATCATCATCAAAGAAGGATTCTGGCAAAAAGGCAGAGAATCTCAAATCGTTGAAAGAGTTGAGTGCTGCTGAAACTGGCAGAAGAGAAGCAGAGCAGGAAGTGAGCCGAGATGTGGAGGAGGAAAGCGAAGATGAGTATTATAATAGTGAGATGCAAGAAGGTGAAGAGAACCTGAAAGTGACTGAGACGGAAACTAAGGAAGAAGAGGAACAGTTTGAAAATCCAGAGGTTGAGAGTGAGAGAGATGGCTCAGAGTCGGAAGAGGAGCCAAAGTGGAGAGAAACAGATGATATGGAGGACGAAGCAGAAGAGAGAGAAGAGGAAGAGGCTGAGGCTGAGGCTGAGGCTGAGGCTGATGATAAAGTGCCAAAATACTCAAGCCTCTCTGAGATTGAGAAAGACTCTGATGAAGAGAGAGGGTCTTGA
- the LOC106298188 gene encoding uncharacterized protein LOC106298188: MTKRLQPLLSGIISENQSAFVPGRAISDNVLITHEVLHYLKTSDAEQRCNMAVKTDMSKAYDRLEWEFIQCVMCRLGFHPKWIALVMQCISTVTYSFLINGAPRGKVTPSRGIRQGDPLSPYIFILCSEVFSGLCNRAQSEGSLQGISVARGSPRLNHLLFADDTMFFIRASKESSEALKRILTQYEEASGQCINTDKSSITFSKRTPSLLKDTVKDILSVQNEGGTGKYLGLPELFGRKKRDLFASIVDRIKQKASGWSNRFLSTAGKMTMLRSVLSPIPSFAMTCFQLPVSLCQQIQSALTRFWWDNSSGSNKIAWIAWTKLILPKEQGGLDFRDIQSINDAFLAKLSWRIIRNPESLLGRILLGKYCPTGDFLTCSVSSAPSHGWRGILVGTDIILENAGWAVGDGANLSVWESPWLSLTQRERPMGPAPKHLTNLKVADLFLPEKNEWDLARISQWLPFEEEKIRMLKPSLSGAPDKIFWLKSASGEYTTKTGYATALPLHLDQALIPQGEPDYNWKQNVWNLHTASKIKLFVWKTLHGALPVGEQLLARQIQVDGKCKLCGLSESIDHLFLHCKFAKEVCKSAPVWPSNDYSGTIDLRSEWRSLCTRKNLPPTGLSSGALAPWILWQLWKARNSLIFKDKGFSATEVISMAIAAAREWNDSQHKTPVLSRSQPIRTIPQERCVLVRSDAAWSEANNIAGLGWIVKSQSRTSSFSSPRRFVGSPLVAEGLALREAVTKCKELGLTRVRFESDCDQLIKALTSDYPMAALYGIVSDIKSVALSFECISFSWISREKNSEAYSLAKQALVAEGDTNSY, encoded by the coding sequence ATGACGAAGCGACTCCAACCTCTCTTATCTGGAATCATTTCCGAAAACCAGTCCGCCTTCGTACCAGGTCGGGCCATCTCGGATAATGTTCTCATTACGCATGAAGTCCTCCATTATCTCAAGACGTCAGACGCGGAACAGCGATGCAATATGGCGGTGAAAACCGATATGAGCAAAGCTTACGATCGACTAGAGTGGGAGTTCATTCAGTGTGTGATGTGTCGGCTGGGTTTTCACCCGAAATGGATTGCTCTTGTGATGCAATGTATATCTACTGTTACGTACTCTTTCCTCATTAACGGCGCGCCTAGAGGAAAAGTCACACCGAGTCGGGGAATCCGTCAAGGAGACCCACTCTCACCATACATCTTCATCTTGTGTAGTGAGGTTTTCTCGGGCTTATGTAACAGAGCGCAATCGGAGGGTTCCCTACAAGGAATTAGTGTAGCTCGGGGGAGTCCTCGACTAAACCACCTTCTATTTGCCGATGATACCATGTTCTTTATAAGAGCAAGCAAAGAAAGTAGCGAGGCCCTGAAAAGGATCTTAACTCAGTATGAAGAAGCATCCGGGCAATGCATCAACACCGACAAATCCTCCATCACATTCTCCAAAAGAACCCCATCGCTGCTCAAAGATACAGTCAAGGATATTCTCTCGGTACAAAATGAAGGTGGAACGGGCAAATACTTGGGACTGCCAGAACTCTTCGGTAGGAAGAAAAGAGATCTTTTCGCATCAATTGTCGACAGGATCAAGCAAAAAGCATCCGGCTGGTCCAACAGATTTCTATCAACCGCCGGGAAGATGACGATGCTTAGAAGTGTTCTCTCCCCAATCCCGTCATTTGCCATGACCTGTTTTCAGCTCCCGGTTTCCCTTTGCCAGCAAATCCAGTCCGCCCTAACCCGATTCTGGTGGGATAACAGCAGCGGTAGTAATAAGATCGCTTGGATTGCATGGACAAAACTGATCCTCCCGAAGGAGCAGGGCGGATTAGACTTCAGAGATATTCAGAGCATCAATGATGCATTCTTAGCTAAGCTCAGCTGGAGAATTATTCGAAATCCTGAGAGCCTTCTTGGAAGAATCCTTCTCGGCAAATACTGCCCTACCGGTGACTTTCTGACATGTTCTGTTAGCAGTGCCCCATCTCATGGATGGCGTGGGATCTTGGTAGGCACAGATATCATATTAGAGAATGCGGGATGGGCTGTTGGTGATGGAGCAAACCTCAGTGTGTGGGAATCTCCCTGGCTCAGCCTCACCCAACGAGAAAGACCTATGGGACCGGCCCCGAAACACCTTACCAATCTCAAAGTTGCAGACCTTTTCCTGCCAGAGAAAAATGAATGGGATCTTGCAAGGATAAGCCAGTGGCTCCCGTTTGAAGAGGAGAAGATTAGAATGTTGAAGCCAAGCCTGAGTGGAGCTCCAGACAAGATCTTTTGGTTAAAATCCGCCAGTGGAGAATATACGACGAAGACAGGCTACGCGACGGCTCTTCCGCTCCATCTCGATCAAGCTTTGATCCCTCAAGGAGAACCTGACTACAATTGGAAGCAAAATGTGTGGAACCTCCATACTGCTTCGAAGATTAAATTGTTTGTGTGGAAAACACTCCACGGAGCCTTACCGGTTGGTGAACAACTACTGGCGAGACAAATACAAGTTGATGGGAAATGCAAGCTTTGTGGTCTTTCCGAATCTATTGATCATCTGTTCCTTCACTGCAAATTTGCTAAAGAGGTCTGCAAATCAGCACCGGTGTGGCCAAGCAATGATTACAGCGGAACGATAGATTTGAGAAGTGAATGGCGTAGTCTCTGCACTAGGAAAAATCTCCCCCCGACAGGACTCTCGTCGGGAGCTCTAGCGCCTTGGATTCTGTGGCAATTATGGAAAGCAAGGAACAGTTTGATATTCAAGGATAAAGGCTTCTCGGCAACAGAAGTTATCTCCATGGCTATAGCTGCAGCTCGGGAATGGAACGACAGCCAGCACAAGACCCCTGTTTTGAGCCGCTCGCAACCAATTAGAACGATCCCTCAGGAGAGGTGTGTCCTGGTAAGATCTGATGCTGCCTGGTCGGAGGCAAATAATATTGCAGGGCTTGGATGGATTGTTAAATCGCAGAGTAGAACATCTTCTTTTTCCTCGCCGAGGAGATTTGTAGGCTCCCCACTCGTAGCAGAAGGACTGGCTCTGCGTGAGGCTGTGACAAAGTGCAAAGAACTTGGCCTCACTAGGGTGAGATTCGAGTCTGACTGTGATCAACTCATCAAAGCCCTGACCTCAGACTACCCTATGGCTGCACTCTACGGCATCGTCTCTGATATTAAGTCTGTTGCTCTATCTTTTGAATGTATTTCATTTTCGTGGATCTCTCGTGAGAAAAACAGTGAGGCATATTCATTGGCAAAACAAGCCTTGGTGGCTGAG